TGCAGATCAGCATGCCGCTGAAGGTTTCGCACATGCGGTGGGTTTGGGTTTCGATGTACGCGCGGTCGCCGGTGGGCAGGACTTTCTGGATGTCGACGGGGGACCAGAGGGCCCCGCCGCGGGCGCGGAGCTTTTCGGCCAGGGCGGGCATGTCGTACAGGGCCGGCTGATCGAACTGGAAGACGTCGACGCCGACGTCGATCAGGTCGTCGATGAGCTTCCAGTTGTTGCCGCAGGAGTGCATGAGCACCTTCATGCCGTAATCGTGGGCGATCCCCAGCAGGCGGGTGTAGTCGGCCTTAAAGAACTCGCGGAACATCGCCGGCGAGAACAGCGGGCCGTTCTGCGTGCCCAGGTCCTCGCCGATCATGATCCCATCGGCACCGGCTTGGCCGGCGTGATGGATCTTGGCCTCATACACGCCGGCGACGAGAGCGTTGAGCTGTTTGATCTTCTCGGGCTCGGCGGCCATGTCGCAGAAGTAGTTTTCCATCTTGCGCAGATAGCGGGCGTTGTCGAAGATCCACCCGCCGATGCCGACGATCGTGAACCGGTCGGTCGGCTGGGCGAGCATCTCCCGCACGCCCTTCCAGCGGTCGGGGTCATGGTAGTCGGGCAGTTGGAGCTTGGGCAGGTCGTCCCAGCTTTGCAGGGCGGGCGTGTGGATCTCGCCTTTGACGCTGCCGCCGACCATGCGGACCCAGAGATTGCCCCACTCATCGTCGTAATACTCGCGGCCGCCTTCGGTCCAGCGTTTGGGCGTGTACGTTTTGGAAGCCCCCGGCCCGGTCCAGGCCATATCGTTAAGCCGCCCGCCGCCAAAGGTCATTCCCGGCCGCGGGGCCGGGGTGTGTTCGATATTCGCCAGAATGATTTCGCGAGAATTCATAGTAGTCTCACCGCAGAGATCGCAGAGGACGCAGAGAGCTTTGGAGAAAAAGCCGAACGAACAAACAGATGATCGGTTGGATTAAACATCCATCCATCCATCCATCCATCCCCTCATCCATCTTCTTCTCTGCGAACTCTGCGACCTCTGCGGTGAATGGTCAGCTACTTCATCGCCGGGATCATTTTGCCGTGGGCTTTGAACAGGTCGTTGCAGAGGCTCACGGTGTCGTCGATGGACAGTTCCGCGCACGTGTGCGGGTCCATCAGGGCGGCCTGGTAGACGTAGTCTTTGCGGCGGCTCAGCACGGCCTCGACCGTCAGGATTTGCACGTTGATGTTCGTGCGGTTGAGGGCCGCGCACTGCTCGGGCAGGTCGCCGACGACGGTGGGGCTGACGCCGCGGCGGTCGGACACGCACAGCACCTCGACGCAGGCCTTGGCCGGCAGGTTGGTGATGAGGTTTCGGTTCATCACGTTGCCGCCGAAGGTGTAGGGCACGCCGGTCTCCATCGACTCCATGATGTGCGAGGCGTACTCGCCGCTACGATTGTGGTCCAGGCTCTTGTTGCTGATCAGGTGCTTGCGCATGCTCTTCCAGCCGGCGATCTGCCCGACGCACCGCCGCGGGTACTCGTCCAGCGGAATCCCGAAGCGGTCGATCAACTCGGGGTAGCGGCTCTTGATGAACCACGGCGTGTACTCGCTGGTGTG
This Planctomycetaceae bacterium DNA region includes the following protein-coding sequences:
- a CDS encoding uroporphyrinogen decarboxylase family protein, which produces MNSREIILANIEHTPAPRPGMTFGGGRLNDMAWTGPGASKTYTPKRWTEGGREYYDDEWGNLWVRMVGGSVKGEIHTPALQSWDDLPKLQLPDYHDPDRWKGVREMLAQPTDRFTIVGIGGWIFDNARYLRKMENYFCDMAAEPEKIKQLNALVAGVYEAKIHHAGQAGADGIMIGEDLGTQNGPLFSPAMFREFFKADYTRLLGIAHDYGMKVLMHSCGNNWKLIDDLIDVGVDVFQFDQPALYDMPALAEKLRARGGALWSPVDIQKVLPTGDRAYIETQTHRMCETFSGMLICKDYPDLPGIGVKVEWDQWAYEAILDHFGLK